The genomic window AGGAGGTGCGCAGGCGGTATCGCAGGTTCGTGATCCCAGGCGTCGCCCTCTTCTTCAGCTGGTACGTGGGGTACGTCGTGACGGCGACCACCGCTCCGGGACTGATGGCACGGCCGGTGGCGGGCGCGGTGAACGTGGCGATGCTGGCGGGGCTGGGGCAGTTCCTCACGACGTTCCTGTTCACCTGGGCGTACGCGCGGCACGCGAGGCTGCGCCGGGACCGGGCGGCGCTCGATCTGCGCTGGGACACCCAGGAGTTGACGCGCGGCGTCAGAGGGGGCGAGCGGTGACCGCCGACCATCAGACGCTGGCGCTGCTGCTGTTCAGCGCGTTCGTGGCGGTCACGTTGGGGATCACGACGTGGGTGAGCCGCAACCGGCACGGCTCGGCGGAGGAGTTCTACGTCGGCGGGCGGCTGTTCTCGCCCATGGAGAATGGTTTTGCCATCGCGGGCGACTACATGTCCGCGGCTTCCTTCCTCGGTATCTCCGGGCTCATCGCGCTCTTCGGGTACGACGGGCTGCTCTACTCGGTGGGCTTCCTGGTCGCCTGGCTCGTGGTGCTTTTCCTGGTGGCCGAACTGGTACGCAACTGCGGGCGGTTCACGCTCGCCGACGTGGTCGCGGCGCGTATGAGCGAGCGGCCGGTACGGATCGCGGCGGGAACTTCCTCGGTGACCGTGTCCGTGCTGTATCTGGTGGCGCAGATGGTGGGGGCGGGCACCCTCGTCGCGCTGCTGTTGGGAGGCGAGGGCGAGGCGGCGCAGGCCTGGACGGTCATCGGGGTCGGCGCGCTCATGGTCGTCTATGTCTCGTTGGGAGGGATGCGGGCCACCACCTGGATTCAGATCGTGAAGGCGGTCCTGCTGATGGGCGGGGCGATCGCGCTGACCGTGCTCGTACTGGTGCGGTTCCACGGGGACTTCGACCAGTTGCTGCGGACGGCGGCCGACCGCAGCGGACACGGGGACGCGTTCCTCGCGCCCGGGCTGAAGTACGGCGGGGACTGGATCGCGCGCTTCGACTTCATCAGCCTCGGACTCGCCTTGGTGCTGGGCACGGCCGGGCTGCCGCACATCCTGTCGCGCTTCTACACGGTGCCCACCGCTCGGGCCGCGCGCCGCTCGGTGGTCTGGTCGATCGGCCTCATCGGCGGCTTCTACCTCATGACGATCGTGCTGGGCTTCGGCGCGGCCGCGATCGTCGGCCCGGAAGCCGTACGGGGATCCAACGCGGCCGGGAACACAGCGGTGCCACTGCTCGCCCTCGATCTGGGCGGTGGCGCGGACTCCACAGGCGGAACGGTTCTGTTCGCGATCGTCGCCGCCATCGCCTTCGCCACGATCCTCGCGGTCGTCGCCGGCATCACCCTCGCGTCGTCGGCGTCCGTCGCCCATGACCTCTACGCGTCGCTGCGGCGCAGGCGTTCGAAGCCGCGCAGCGAGGTGGCCGTCGCACGGACCGCCGCGGTCGGGATCGGCATGGTCGCGATCGCGCTCGGGCTGCTCGCCCGGGACCTGAACGTGGCCTTCCTCGTGGGACTGGCCTTCGCGGTCGCCGCCTCGGCCAATCTGCCCGTGCTGCTGTACTCGCTGTTCTGGCGCGGCTTCACCACGCGGGGCGCGGTGTGGTCCGTGTACGGCGGACTCGTCCCCTCCGTGGTCCTCGTGCTGCTGTCGCCGGTGGTCTCGGGGAGCGCCGACTCGCTGTTCCCCGGCGTCGACTTCCAGTACTTCCCCTTGCAGAACCCGGGCCTCGTCTCCATCCCTCTGGGCTTCCTCGCGGGCTGGCTCGGCACGGTCACCTCGGCCGAGCCGCCGGACGAGGCGAAGCACGCGGAGACCGAGGTGAGGTCGCTCACGGGCGCCGGGGCGGTGTGACGGACCGGGGCGCGTTCAGGGGCGCAGAGGCTTCACGAGGGCGTGTCGGAGGCGCGTACGGGGGCCTTCAGGGGCGGGAGGCCCACACGTAGCGGTGCTCCGGGCGGCCCGCGTCGCCGTACTTGAGAGTCAGCCGGGCCCGTCCCGTGCGCTCCAGGAGCTTCAGATAGCGCTGGGCGGTCTGGCGGCTGAGGCCCGTCCGTTCGGCGATCTCCTGGGCGGAGAGCGCGCCCTCGGCGGTCATCAGGGCACGGCGTACGAGCTCGGTGGTGGTGGCGGAGTGGCCCTTGGGCAGGTCCGGCTCGCCGCCCGCCGAGAGAGCGCCGAAGATCCGGTCCACCTCGGCCTGTTCGGCCTCGCCGCCGCCGTCCAGCGTGCGCCGCAGCTCCGCGTACGCCTCCAGCTTGGCCCGCAGCCCGGCGAACGCGAACGGTTTGACCAGGTACTGGAGCGCGCCCTGCCGCATCGCGGCCTGGACGGTCGATACGTCGCGGGCCGCCGTCACCATGATCACGTCGGTCTGGTGGCCGCGGCGCCGCATCTCCTGGACGACCACGAGGCCCGTCTCGTCCGGCAGATAGTGGTCCAGGAGGACCAGGTCCACGTGGGGCAACGCCTCCAGCTGCTGGAGCGCCTCGGCCGCGTTGTGGGCCACGCCGGCGACGTGGAAACCGGCGACCTTCTCGACATAGGCGGCGTTGACGCGGGCGACTCTCGTGTCGTCGTCCACGATCAGGACCTCGATCATCGCGACTCCTTCTCGGCGGCTGTGATGGCGGCTTCGGGCTCCTGCTCGGGGCCTGGCCGTCCGTCGCGGCCGGTCCTCGGCTCGTCGTGTCGAGCGGGCCCGTGGTCCGGTGCCGTGGAGGTAAGCGTCGGCACGGATGGCCGCGTCACCAGCTCCGGCTCCGCGAGTGCGTCGGGCAGTACGACGGTGAACTCCGCGCCGCCGCCCTCCGCTTCCGCGACCCGGGCGCTGCCGCCTTGCCGTTCGGCGAGGCGGCGTACCAGGGAGAGCCCGATGCCGCGCTCGCGGTGGGCAGGCGGTGTCTTGGTGGACCAGCCGTCCGTGAAGATCAACTCCCGCTTGTCGGGCGGGACTCCCGGTCCGGTGTCGCGGACCCGGAGGATCGCCGTGCGTCCCTCGGCGCGCAGATCGACCTCCACGCGCGCGTGCGGTGTGCCCGCGACGGCGTCCAGGGCGTTGTCGACGAGGTTGCCGACGATGGTGACGAGCCCACGCGGGTCGATCAGCCGGTCCGGCAACATCGTGCCGCCCGCGACCGAGAGGGCGACGCCGCGCTCGGCCGCGACGGTCGCCTTGCCGACCAGCACCGCGGCGAGCAGCGGATCGTGGATCTTCTCGGTGACCTGTTCGGCGGTCGCCCGGTGGTCGCCGACCACCTCGCCGACGAACTCCACGGCCTCGTCGAACATCTCCAGTTCGAGCAGTCCGAGGAGCGTGTGCATCCGGTTGGCGTGCTCGTGGTCCTGGGCGCGCAGGGCGTCTATCAGGCCGCGCGTGGAGTCGAGTTCGCGGCCCAACTGCTCCAGTTCGGTGCGGTCGCGCAGGGTGGCTACGGCGCCCCCGTCGTCGGTGGGCATGCGGTTGGTGACCAGCACGCGCTGGCCGCGCACGGTCAGCAGATCGGTGCCCGTGACCCGGCCGGCCAGCACATCGGTCGTACGGCCGGCGCCGAGCGCGTCGTCGAGCGACCTGCCGACCACCTCGTCGCCTATCCCGAGCAGCCGCTGCGCCTCGTCGTTCAGGAGGCGTACGCGGCCGGCGCGGTCCAGCGCGACCACGCCCTCCCGAATGCCGTGCAGCATCGCCTCGCGCTCCGCCAGCAGCCCCGCGATGTCGGAGAAGGCCAGGTCACGGGTCTGGCGGTGGACCCGCCGGGAGATCACATACGCGGCCAGCGCCCCGACGGCCATGGCGCCCCCGGCATACGCGAGGAGCCCGGGGATCGCGTGGATCAGCCGGGCGCGCACGCTGTCGTACTCGATACCGACCGAGACGGCTCCGACGATCTTCCCGTCGCCGTCGCGCAGCGGCACCTTGCCCCGGGCGGAGCGCCCCAGGGTGCCCGAGTCGATCTCCATGACCTCGTTCCCGGCCAGGGCGCGGCGCGGGTCCGTGGAGACCGTGCCGCCGATCTCCGCCGGGTCGGTGTGCGACCAGCGCACCCCGTGTGTGTCCATCACCACGACGTACTCGGCCCCGCTCGCCTTCCGGATCCGCTCGGCCTCGATCTGCACGGGGCCGTTCACGGACGGCTTCGACGACAGCAGGTCCTCGGCGATCTGCGGCTGTGCCGCCGTCGTCTGCGCTATCGCGAGGGCCCGGCGCATGGCCTGGTCGTCCAGCTGTTCGCTGAGCGGCGCGAGGAACAGCCCGGTCGCGAGGACGGCGACACCGGCGGCGATCGCCACCTGCATCAGCAGGACCTGCGAGAACACCCGCCGCGGCATACCGAGACGTAGGCGGCGTGCGGGGGGAGTGGGGCTCATACCCATGACGGTACGTGGGGGGAACGGGCCGGTCGTAGTGGGGTGTGGCGTGGATCTCAGGTGCGAAGTGTTTGCGCGGCGTGGCCTCGGGGCCGGTTGCCCTGGCCCGTCAGCGCCGCTGGTGCGAGCTCTCGTACGGCCACGACGTCCATCCTGGCCGGGGAGCCCAGCGCGGAACCGCAGCTTTCCGCGCGCGGCGGCTGGGAGGCGCCCTGGGCGACGACGACGGTCCAGCGGCGGCCGTCGAGGTGGGCGACGGTCACTTCCCAGCGGGGCGCGGTGCCGTCCGTGCGGACGACGGTCAGCGCGTCGGCCGCGTCCTCGCCCGTCTCCGTGCGCACCGCCAGTTCGGCCGCTTGACCGGGGCGCTCCCAGGCGGAGCTCCCGCGGCATCCCTCGGTGACGACCCGTCCTTCCCGCACGCCTTGGAGGACCTCCTTGACGTGATGGGCCTCGGCACGGCCGTACACGTAGCCGAAGGGCAGGACGAGCAGGGTGGGGGAGAAACGGTGACCACCCAGATGGGTGACCTCCCAGGTGCCCTCGACGCCGGAGGCGGCCAGTTCGGCGGCGAGTGGGCGGCCGAGGAGGGCGCAGCAGCGGTCTCGCTTGCCGTTGGTGCAGACGAGCGAGAGGGGGGCGCCGGTGTGGGGCCGGCCCCGCAAAGCCGTCCCGAAGGTGTGAGGGTCGCCGTTTCCGAGGGCGGCGAAGTCGAGGCCGAGCAACTGTTCGGGGTCGGACGTCGTGGCGCTGTGCAGCCAGACGTTTCCCGGCACGGTGTGGGCCACGTACACGCGGCGCTCACGCACCTCTCGGCGGTCCGCGTGGCGGCCGGGGCGCCGGATGAGCGCCACGCGTACGCCGGTGCCCTCGGCCGCCGCTTCGAGGGCGCGGCCGAGCGCGGGGTCCAGGTGGCTCGATGTGAGCGCCTTGACGCCCCAGGGGCCCGGCTGTTCCAGCAGCAGCCATGTCCTCGCCGTGGCGGCGGTCCCCGCGAGAGGCTCGTCGAGGTGTCGGGACGCGGATGTGCACGTACTCACAGAGGTGAGCCTAACCTGAGTTGCGCGCGAGCGAATTCCGGCCGGGCCGAAGGGGCGCAAACGGGGTCCACAAGGGGCGCATTGGGGACCCGGGGCGTCGTGGAGAGCGGGTTGAGGTCGTGCGGGCGTTCACTCCGGGAGGGGTTGGGGCGGCCGCACTCCCACGTACTGGCCCCTCGGGCGCATCCGTAGCGGACGCTCCCCGTACTCCTCCAGGGCATGGGCGATCCAGCCCACCGTGCGGGCCACGGCGAAGACGGTCTCGCTCGCGGTGGAGGACATGCCGAAGGAGACGGTGAGGACCGCGAGGGCCAGGTCGACATTGGCGTGCAGGGGCGTGTGGCGGGCGGAGGTCGCCACGATGTCGCGGGCCGCCGCGAGGGCCGGTCCCGCCTGGGGGACGCCCTCCAGGAGCGCGAACAGGGCACGCGCGCGTGGATCGGCACCCGCGTAGAGACGGTGGCCGAGCCCCGGGATGCTGCGGCCGGCGCGCAGTTCGTCCGCGATCACGGGGGCCGCGCTGCCGTGGTCCAGCACGTCGAGGAGCAGCCGGTGGGCAAGTGCGCCGGCCGCGCCGTGCAGCGGGCCTTCGAGGGCGCCGAGACCGGCGGAGACGGCCGCGTACGCGTGGGCGCGGGCCGACGCGGCGACGCGGACCGCGAGCGTGGAGGCGGCCAGGTCGTGGTCGACGAGCAGCCCCAGTGCCGTGTCCAGGACGCGCAGGGACGCCTCGTCGGGGGTACGGCCGCTGATCCGGGCCCAGAGCCGGTCGGCGAGCGGGCCGGAGTCGCGGTGGGAGCGCGAGACCGGCGGGAGCGCGGCGACGAGGGTGGGGATGAGGGTGCGCGCGGTGCCGAGGACGGCCCCCTCGGAGAGGTCGAAGCGCAG from Streptomyces sp. DSM 40750 includes these protein-coding regions:
- a CDS encoding DUF485 domain-containing protein, with protein sequence MQSSTSRPRRRGGGSESPVEQHEGHGLASADVRFDDPWYDALASGWGELDGMGGPAPVVADARESRGGGAADVYLEVQRSAAFQEVRRRYRRFVIPGVALFFSWYVGYVVTATTAPGLMARPVAGAVNVAMLAGLGQFLTTFLFTWAYARHARLRRDRAALDLRWDTQELTRGVRGGER
- a CDS encoding solute symporter family protein, with the translated sequence MTADHQTLALLLFSAFVAVTLGITTWVSRNRHGSAEEFYVGGRLFSPMENGFAIAGDYMSAASFLGISGLIALFGYDGLLYSVGFLVAWLVVLFLVAELVRNCGRFTLADVVAARMSERPVRIAAGTSSVTVSVLYLVAQMVGAGTLVALLLGGEGEAAQAWTVIGVGALMVVYVSLGGMRATTWIQIVKAVLLMGGAIALTVLVLVRFHGDFDQLLRTAADRSGHGDAFLAPGLKYGGDWIARFDFISLGLALVLGTAGLPHILSRFYTVPTARAARRSVVWSIGLIGGFYLMTIVLGFGAAAIVGPEAVRGSNAAGNTAVPLLALDLGGGADSTGGTVLFAIVAAIAFATILAVVAGITLASSASVAHDLYASLRRRRSKPRSEVAVARTAAVGIGMVAIALGLLARDLNVAFLVGLAFAVAASANLPVLLYSLFWRGFTTRGAVWSVYGGLVPSVVLVLLSPVVSGSADSLFPGVDFQYFPLQNPGLVSIPLGFLAGWLGTVTSAEPPDEAKHAETEVRSLTGAGAV
- a CDS encoding response regulator, coding for MIEVLIVDDDTRVARVNAAYVEKVAGFHVAGVAHNAAEALQQLEALPHVDLVLLDHYLPDETGLVVVQEMRRRGHQTDVIMVTAARDVSTVQAAMRQGALQYLVKPFAFAGLRAKLEAYAELRRTLDGGGEAEQAEVDRIFGALSAGGEPDLPKGHSATTTELVRRALMTAEGALSAQEIAERTGLSRQTAQRYLKLLERTGRARLTLKYGDAGRPEHRYVWASRP
- a CDS encoding ATP-binding protein, coding for MSPTPPARRLRLGMPRRVFSQVLLMQVAIAAGVAVLATGLFLAPLSEQLDDQAMRRALAIAQTTAAQPQIAEDLLSSKPSVNGPVQIEAERIRKASGAEYVVVMDTHGVRWSHTDPAEIGGTVSTDPRRALAGNEVMEIDSGTLGRSARGKVPLRDGDGKIVGAVSVGIEYDSVRARLIHAIPGLLAYAGGAMAVGALAAYVISRRVHRQTRDLAFSDIAGLLAEREAMLHGIREGVVALDRAGRVRLLNDEAQRLLGIGDEVVGRSLDDALGAGRTTDVLAGRVTGTDLLTVRGQRVLVTNRMPTDDGGAVATLRDRTELEQLGRELDSTRGLIDALRAQDHEHANRMHTLLGLLELEMFDEAVEFVGEVVGDHRATAEQVTEKIHDPLLAAVLVGKATVAAERGVALSVAGGTMLPDRLIDPRGLVTIVGNLVDNALDAVAGTPHARVEVDLRAEGRTAILRVRDTGPGVPPDKRELIFTDGWSTKTPPAHRERGIGLSLVRRLAERQGGSARVAEAEGGGAEFTVVLPDALAEPELVTRPSVPTLTSTAPDHGPARHDEPRTGRDGRPGPEQEPEAAITAAEKESR
- a CDS encoding sucrase ferredoxin gives rise to the protein MSTCTSASRHLDEPLAGTAATARTWLLLEQPGPWGVKALTSSHLDPALGRALEAAAEGTGVRVALIRRPGRHADRREVRERRVYVAHTVPGNVWLHSATTSDPEQLLGLDFAALGNGDPHTFGTALRGRPHTGAPLSLVCTNGKRDRCCALLGRPLAAELAASGVEGTWEVTHLGGHRFSPTLLVLPFGYVYGRAEAHHVKEVLQGVREGRVVTEGCRGSSAWERPGQAAELAVRTETGEDAADALTVVRTDGTAPRWEVTVAHLDGRRWTVVVAQGASQPPRAESCGSALGSPARMDVVAVRELAPAALTGQGNRPRGHAAQTLRT
- a CDS encoding citrate synthase produces the protein MKEQGDRESADLVTATARTGRRLSTRETAELLGVKPETVYAYVSRGQLTSRRDPGGRGSTFDAEEVAALAQRNKRESSGSPAAAGELSVRTRLTLIEQDRYYFRGVDATELAARHSYEEVAEWLWTGELRPGVTFTAPKASVTTARRAVDALPEHSGPLDRLRVAAIAASAADPLRFDLSEGAVLGTARTLIPTLVAALPPVSRSHRDSGPLADRLWARISGRTPDEASLRVLDTALGLLVDHDLAASTLAVRVAASARAHAYAAVSAGLGALEGPLHGAAGALAHRLLLDVLDHGSAAPVIADELRAGRSIPGLGHRLYAGADPRARALFALLEGVPQAGPALAAARDIVATSARHTPLHANVDLALAVLTVSFGMSSTASETVFAVARTVGWIAHALEEYGERPLRMRPRGQYVGVRPPQPLPE